In Herbaspirillum seropedicae, a single window of DNA contains:
- the glp gene encoding gephyrin-like molybdotransferase Glp, with protein MTLPSLNDIVSCISGYDPHAMTVERAQAVIREFIHPIEAVEKLPIRSALSRVLAQDIVSRIDVPAHDNSAMDGYALRGEDLAEGRELRLQIIGEVHAGDRFTGQVGPGQCVRIMTGAPMPAGCDTVIPQELTVDADQSAVTVPPGRVRAGDNRRLRGEDLALGSVALPRGRILRPSDIGLLASLGLAEAPVQRRLRVAFFSTGDELRSVGEPLDEGCVYDSNRYTLHGMLTRLGCEVLDMGVVPDDPAALEAAFRSACEEADAVITSGGVSVGAADYTKQIMASLGEMAFWKIAMRPGRPLAFGRIRSRGREAYLFGLPGNPVAVTVSFSFFVRDALLRLAGAEAKPLPRLRVKTATAIRKKAGRTEYQRGILAPDDSGNWSVRLTGMQGSGILRSMSDANCIIELEHDRGDVAAGEEVAVVLFDGLV; from the coding sequence ATGACCCTTCCTTCCCTGAACGATATCGTCAGCTGCATCAGCGGCTATGACCCGCACGCCATGACCGTGGAGCGCGCCCAGGCGGTGATCCGCGAGTTCATCCACCCCATCGAGGCGGTCGAAAAACTGCCTATCCGCAGCGCTCTCTCGCGTGTGCTGGCGCAAGACATCGTCTCGCGCATCGATGTCCCCGCGCATGACAACTCGGCCATGGATGGCTATGCGCTGCGCGGCGAAGACCTGGCCGAGGGCCGCGAACTGCGTCTGCAGATCATCGGCGAAGTCCATGCCGGGGACCGCTTCACGGGCCAGGTCGGGCCTGGTCAATGCGTGCGCATCATGACCGGTGCTCCCATGCCCGCAGGATGCGATACGGTCATCCCGCAGGAATTGACGGTGGATGCCGACCAGAGCGCGGTCACCGTGCCACCCGGCCGCGTACGTGCCGGCGACAACCGCCGTCTGCGTGGCGAAGACCTGGCGTTAGGCAGCGTGGCGCTGCCGCGCGGGCGCATCCTGCGGCCTTCCGACATCGGCCTGCTGGCCTCGCTGGGCCTGGCCGAGGCGCCGGTGCAGCGCCGCCTGCGCGTGGCCTTCTTCTCCACCGGTGACGAATTGCGTTCGGTGGGCGAGCCGCTCGATGAGGGCTGCGTCTACGACTCCAACCGCTACACCCTGCACGGCATGCTCACGCGCCTGGGCTGCGAGGTGCTCGACATGGGCGTGGTGCCGGACGATCCGGCGGCGCTGGAAGCGGCTTTCCGCAGCGCCTGTGAAGAGGCCGATGCAGTCATCACTTCGGGGGGCGTGTCAGTCGGGGCGGCCGACTATACCAAGCAGATCATGGCCAGCCTGGGCGAGATGGCCTTCTGGAAGATCGCCATGCGTCCTGGCCGTCCGCTGGCCTTTGGCCGCATCCGTTCGCGCGGGCGGGAGGCCTACCTGTTTGGCCTGCCGGGCAATCCGGTGGCGGTGACGGTGAGCTTTTCCTTCTTCGTGCGGGACGCCCTGCTGCGCCTGGCCGGGGCCGAAGCCAAACCCTTGCCACGCCTGCGTGTGAAGACCGCTACGGCGATCCGCAAGAAGGCCGGGCGCACCGAATACCAGCGCGGCATCCTGGCGCCTGATGACAGTGGGAACTGGAGTGTGCGGCTGACCGGCATGCAAGGCTCGGGCATCCTGCGATCCATGTCGGACGCCAATTGCATCATCGAACTGGAGCATGATCGCGGCGATGTGGCTGCGGGCGAAGAAGTGGCGGTGGTCTTGTTCGACGGACTGGTGTAA
- the mobA gene encoding molybdenum cofactor guanylyltransferase MobA — MRSAATTSSLLCTSHITGLVLAGGRGTRMGGVDKGLQLLHGKPLVQHVLERLAPQVGTLAINANRSQLEYARFGYPVWHDLEEGFPGPLAGLHSGLVHCTTDFLASTPCDSPLIPYDMVARLATALAEAKADAAVALTDGAHGRQRHPVCSLLRRSTQASLQAFLAAGERKMDHWFATLACVEVEFPDERAFCNINTGLELQRLEEEQ, encoded by the coding sequence ATGCGCTCCGCCGCCACGACCAGCTCCCTGCTCTGCACCAGCCACATCACCGGCCTGGTCTTGGCCGGCGGCCGTGGCACGCGCATGGGCGGCGTCGACAAGGGCCTGCAATTGCTGCATGGCAAGCCGCTGGTGCAGCATGTACTGGAAAGGCTGGCGCCCCAGGTCGGCACGCTGGCCATCAACGCCAACCGTTCCCAGCTGGAGTATGCCCGCTTCGGCTATCCGGTCTGGCATGACCTGGAGGAAGGCTTCCCCGGCCCGCTAGCCGGCCTGCACAGCGGGCTGGTCCATTGCACCACCGATTTCCTGGCCAGTACGCCCTGCGACTCGCCGCTGATTCCCTATGACATGGTGGCCCGGCTGGCCACTGCCCTGGCCGAGGCCAAGGCCGACGCCGCCGTGGCGCTGACCGATGGCGCGCATGGCCGGCAGCGCCATCCTGTCTGCTCCCTGCTACGCCGGTCCACGCAAGCCTCGCTGCAAGCTTTCCTGGCCGCCGGCGAGCGCAAGATGGACCACTGGTTCGCTACGCTGGCCTGCGTGGAAGTCGAGTTTCCCGACGAGCGCGCCTTCTGCAACATCAATACCGGGCTGGAACTGCAACGGCTCGAAGAAGAACAATGA
- the moaA gene encoding GTP 3',8-cyclase MoaA, giving the protein MNQRVIPIVDYRQAFPASEAGRLAPMAVQPTGWLSDSLGRPLHDLRISVTDRCNFRCVYCMPKDVFDKQYQFLPHSDLLTFEELTRVAAQFVAHGVRKIRLTGGEPLLRKNIETLIGMLAALRTPEDEPVDLTLTTNGTLLKQKAQALKDAGLKRVTVSLDSLDDEGFRRMNDVDFPVARVLEGIDAAHAAGLGPVKINMVVKKGVNDDQILPMARYFKGTPAILRFIEYMDVGSSNGWRMDEVLPSAEVVRLIATEMPLEVADPNYTGETAERWRYVDGSGEIGVISSVTQAFCQDCSRARLSTEGRVYTCLFASEGHDLRSIVRSGGSDAEIAGAIAALWGQRGDRYSELRSALREAPLRKVEMSYIGG; this is encoded by the coding sequence ATGAACCAGCGCGTCATTCCCATCGTCGATTACCGGCAAGCCTTCCCCGCCAGCGAGGCAGGACGGCTTGCGCCGATGGCAGTGCAACCTACCGGCTGGCTCAGCGACAGCCTGGGCCGGCCGCTGCATGATCTGCGCATCTCGGTCACCGACCGCTGCAATTTCCGTTGCGTCTATTGCATGCCCAAGGATGTGTTCGACAAGCAGTACCAGTTCCTGCCGCATTCGGACCTGCTGACCTTCGAGGAACTGACCCGCGTAGCCGCCCAGTTCGTCGCCCACGGCGTGCGCAAGATCCGCCTGACCGGCGGCGAACCCCTGCTGCGCAAGAACATCGAGACCCTGATCGGCATGCTGGCGGCCCTGCGCACGCCTGAGGACGAGCCGGTCGATCTCACCCTGACCACCAACGGCACCCTGTTGAAGCAAAAGGCCCAGGCGCTCAAGGACGCCGGGCTCAAGCGCGTGACGGTATCGCTGGATTCGCTCGATGACGAGGGTTTCCGTCGCATGAACGACGTCGATTTTCCGGTGGCGCGCGTGCTGGAGGGCATCGACGCCGCCCACGCCGCCGGCCTGGGTCCGGTGAAGATCAACATGGTGGTCAAGAAAGGTGTCAACGACGACCAGATCCTCCCCATGGCGCGCTATTTCAAGGGCACGCCGGCCATCCTGCGCTTCATCGAATACATGGACGTGGGTTCCTCCAACGGCTGGCGCATGGATGAGGTCTTGCCCTCGGCCGAGGTGGTGCGACTGATCGCCACCGAGATGCCGCTGGAAGTGGCCGATCCCAACTACACCGGGGAAACCGCCGAACGCTGGCGCTATGTCGATGGCAGCGGCGAGATCGGCGTCATCTCCAGCGTGACCCAGGCCTTCTGCCAGGATTGCTCGCGCGCGCGCCTGTCCACCGAGGGCCGTGTCTACACCTGCCTCTTCGCCAGCGAAGGCCACGACTTGCGCAGCATCGTGCGCAGCGGCGGCAGCGATGCCGAGATCGCCGGAGCCATCGCGGCACTGTGGGGCCAGCGTGGCGATCGTTATTCCGAATTGCGCAGCGCCCTGCGGGAAGCGCCGCTGCGCAAGGTCGAGATGTCCTATATTGGCGGCTGA
- a CDS encoding Rne/Rng family ribonuclease, producing MKRMLFNATQQEELRVAIVDGQKLIDIDIETTGREQRKSNIYKGVITRIEPSLEACFVNYGEERHGFLPFKEVARSYFKEGIDVRNASIKEALREGQEIIVQVEKEERGNKGAALTSFISLAGRYLVLMPNNPRGGGVSRRVEGEDRQELRETMDKLDLPNGMSVIARTAGIGRNVDELQWDLNYLMQLWRAIEGAGQSASGAFLIYQESSLVIRAIRDYFQPDIGEILIDTDDIHDQAQQFMAHVMPDMVHRVKRYRDDVPLFSRFQIEHQIETAYSRTVPLPSGGAIVIDHTEALVSVDVNSARATRGSDIETTAFNTNLEAADEVARQLRLRDLGGLIVIDFIDMENSKNQREVEGRLKDALHHDRARVQMGKISRFGLMELSRQRLRPSLSEGSHVTCPRCNGTGHIRDTESSALQVLRIIQEEAMKENSAAIHVQAPVDVAAFLLNEKRGEILKIETRHRVTVIMIPNKHLETPHYKMERIKHDDPRLDDAQASYTMAEQADTDIGYSKRQKEDVRPRQEAVVKGITPDQPAPIVERKAPEPVAAPVPPPTLAPESGLLGKIFSFFRKKPVAPVAAPAPVEAKAPAKREGERNGRGGDRNGRNRNRNERGDRAERGERAERNGEQRNGRNPAAAELKAGDAAEGKQVRAPRPPREPKEGREPREPRELQAQARDGQEVKETRRNEPREAREPREGREGREPREGREPRAPRAPRGERKEAKSEEGLPLEAALAAGTAGVAVAAGTAVIASDEAATQVEAAQVEAGEAGEGAETAEGATEPRRRRRRGGRNRHRRERDENGNLIDNAEAGDSAEGDAAETAEGAEAAIPAFVPVADAAAASAQAAVAQASFAASPVPAAEDAPVAESAAKVESGVNSVEAVAAAAAEATEAVFSHQPAIEPVAPSIDASFAPAPVEAAVQAPAQAPAASEAPVEVVPVVAAEPVAAPAPVVQQQISLLDAVEAAPVVASAPAAPAAPAAPAPQAAPAPAQAAGNGAQWDSLQQMLSQAGLTLATTDPVKLRAAQEAAAAFVPAPRVPRERKPLPPQSTEPLVQVETRR from the coding sequence ATGAAACGTATGTTGTTCAACGCAACGCAGCAGGAAGAACTGCGCGTAGCGATCGTTGACGGTCAGAAGCTGATCGACATCGACATCGAAACGACCGGACGCGAACAGCGCAAGTCCAACATCTACAAGGGCGTCATCACCCGCATCGAGCCCTCGCTGGAAGCCTGCTTCGTCAACTACGGCGAAGAACGCCACGGCTTCCTGCCCTTCAAGGAAGTGGCCCGTTCCTACTTCAAGGAAGGCATCGACGTCCGTAACGCCAGCATCAAGGAAGCGCTGCGCGAAGGCCAAGAAATCATCGTCCAGGTCGAGAAGGAAGAACGCGGCAACAAGGGCGCCGCCCTGACCTCGTTCATCTCCCTGGCTGGCCGCTACCTGGTGCTCATGCCCAACAACCCGCGCGGCGGCGGCGTCTCCCGCCGTGTCGAAGGCGAAGACCGCCAGGAACTGCGCGAGACCATGGACAAGCTGGACCTGCCCAATGGCATGTCCGTCATCGCCCGCACCGCCGGCATCGGCCGCAACGTCGATGAACTGCAGTGGGACCTGAACTACCTGATGCAACTGTGGCGCGCCATCGAAGGCGCCGGCCAGTCCGCCTCGGGCGCCTTCCTGATCTACCAGGAGTCGTCGCTGGTCATCCGCGCCATCCGCGACTACTTCCAGCCCGACATCGGCGAAATCCTCATCGACACCGACGACATCCACGACCAGGCCCAGCAGTTCATGGCCCACGTGATGCCGGACATGGTCCACCGCGTCAAGCGCTACCGCGACGACGTGCCGCTGTTCTCCCGCTTCCAGATCGAACACCAGATCGAGACCGCCTACTCGCGTACGGTCCCGCTGCCTTCCGGCGGCGCCATCGTGATCGACCACACCGAAGCGCTGGTGTCGGTGGACGTGAACTCGGCGCGCGCCACCCGTGGCAGCGACATCGAGACCACCGCCTTCAACACCAACCTCGAAGCGGCTGATGAAGTGGCCCGCCAGTTGCGCCTGCGCGACCTGGGCGGCCTGATCGTGATCGACTTCATCGACATGGAGAATTCCAAGAACCAGCGCGAAGTGGAAGGCCGTCTCAAGGACGCCCTGCACCACGACCGCGCCCGCGTTCAGATGGGCAAGATCTCGCGCTTTGGCCTGATGGAACTGTCGCGCCAGCGCCTGCGTCCGTCGCTCTCCGAAGGCAGCCACGTGACCTGCCCGCGCTGCAACGGCACCGGCCACATCCGCGATACCGAATCCTCCGCCCTGCAGGTGCTGCGCATCATCCAGGAAGAGGCCATGAAGGAAAATTCGGCCGCCATCCACGTGCAGGCGCCGGTAGACGTGGCCGCCTTCCTGTTGAACGAGAAGCGTGGCGAAATCCTGAAGATCGAGACGCGCCATCGCGTCACGGTCATCATGATCCCCAACAAGCACCTGGAAACCCCGCACTACAAGATGGAACGGATCAAGCACGACGATCCGCGCCTGGACGACGCCCAAGCCAGCTATACCATGGCCGAGCAGGCCGATACCGACATCGGCTACAGCAAGCGCCAGAAGGAAGACGTGCGTCCGCGCCAGGAAGCCGTGGTCAAGGGCATCACTCCGGACCAGCCGGCCCCCATCGTCGAGCGCAAGGCCCCCGAACCGGTGGCTGCCCCCGTGCCGCCGCCGACGCTGGCGCCGGAATCGGGCCTGCTGGGCAAGATCTTCAGCTTCTTCCGCAAGAAGCCGGTCGCGCCGGTGGCTGCCCCCGCTCCGGTGGAAGCCAAGGCTCCCGCCAAGCGCGAGGGCGAGCGCAATGGCCGTGGCGGCGATCGCAATGGCCGTAACCGCAACCGCAACGAGCGTGGCGACCGTGCTGAACGTGGCGAGCGCGCAGAACGCAACGGCGAACAGCGCAATGGCCGCAATCCGGCGGCTGCCGAACTGAAGGCCGGCGACGCCGCCGAAGGCAAGCAGGTGCGCGCACCGCGTCCGCCGCGCGAACCCAAGGAAGGCCGCGAGCCCCGTGAACCGCGCGAACTGCAGGCCCAGGCCCGTGACGGCCAGGAAGTAAAGGAAACCCGCCGTAACGAGCCTCGCGAAGCCCGTGAACCACGTGAAGGCCGCGAAGGCCGCGAGCCCCGCGAAGGCCGTGAACCGCGTGCGCCCCGCGCCCCACGTGGCGAACGCAAGGAAGCCAAGTCCGAGGAAGGCCTGCCGCTGGAAGCCGCTCTGGCTGCCGGCACTGCCGGTGTAGCCGTGGCCGCTGGCACTGCCGTCATCGCCAGCGATGAGGCCGCCACGCAAGTCGAGGCCGCCCAGGTCGAGGCTGGCGAAGCTGGCGAAGGCGCTGAAACCGCCGAAGGCGCAACCGAACCGCGTCGCCGCCGCCGTCGCGGCGGTCGCAACCGTCATCGCCGTGAACGCGACGAGAACGGCAACCTGATCGACAACGCTGAAGCCGGCGACAGCGCTGAAGGCGATGCCGCTGAAACCGCCGAAGGCGCTGAAGCGGCCATCCCGGCCTTCGTGCCCGTGGCTGACGCCGCTGCCGCCTCGGCGCAGGCTGCCGTGGCGCAGGCCTCCTTTGCCGCATCGCCGGTACCGGCCGCAGAGGATGCCCCTGTTGCAGAGAGCGCAGCAAAGGTAGAAAGCGGCGTCAACTCGGTGGAAGCCGTGGCCGCTGCAGCTGCCGAAGCGACCGAAGCCGTCTTCTCGCACCAGCCCGCCATCGAGCCGGTTGCCCCGTCCATCGACGCCAGCTTCGCACCGGCGCCGGTAGAGGCAGCTGTGCAGGCGCCCGCGCAGGCTCCGGCAGCTTCGGAAGCGCCAGTGGAAGTGGTCCCAGTGGTGGCCGCCGAGCCTGTTGCAGCGCCCGCTCCGGTGGTGCAGCAGCAGATCAGCCTGCTGGACGCTGTGGAAGCAGCGCCGGTGGTTGCCTCGGCACCTGCTGCACCAGCAGCACCAGCAGCGCCCGCGCCGCAAGCCGCCCCTGCCCCGGCGCAAGCCGCCGGCAATGGCGCCCAGTGGGACTCGCTGCAGCAGATGCTGTCGCAGGCCGGCCTGACCCTGGCCACCACCGATCCGGTCAAGCTGCGTGCCGCCCAGGAAGCCGCAGCGGCCTTCGTGCCGGCGCCACGCGTGCCACGCGAGCGCAAGCCGCTGCCGCCGCAGTCGACCGAGCCGCTGGTGCAAGTGGAAACGCGTCGTTGA
- a CDS encoding RluA family pseudouridine synthase, translating into MKDLARFSRGASESAKAAPASRNATASQSVPQVQLLTISDEEAGQRIDNFLLRVCKGVPKSHIYRVLRSGEVRVNKGRIDQTYRLAEGDVVRVPPIRVAEKQETVVPGAEFRILLEDSHLLVIDKPAGVAVHGGSGVSYGVIEQLRAARPQAKFLELVHRLDRDTSGVLLIAKKRSALTNLHDQMREGTTDKRYFTLVQGDWKNARQHVKLPLFKYSTPDGERRVRVQADGQPSHTVFSLLRRFGDFALLEAELKTGRTHQIRVHLSSSGFPIVGDDKYGDFALNKALQKADGRRIAFKRMFLHAWRISFRHPESGDTVTLKAGLPQECASFLRSLEGGEEGELLPYGMLACAEG; encoded by the coding sequence ATGAAGGACTTAGCGAGATTTTCTAGGGGGGCTTCTGAAAGCGCCAAAGCGGCGCCGGCCTCCCGGAACGCAACAGCCTCGCAGAGCGTCCCTCAGGTGCAGTTGCTGACCATTTCCGACGAAGAGGCGGGCCAGCGGATTGACAATTTCCTGCTGCGGGTCTGCAAAGGTGTTCCGAAAAGCCATATCTATCGTGTCCTGCGCTCGGGCGAGGTGCGCGTCAACAAGGGCCGCATCGACCAGACCTATCGGCTGGCCGAAGGCGACGTGGTGCGCGTGCCGCCAATACGAGTTGCAGAGAAGCAAGAGACGGTGGTGCCGGGGGCGGAATTCCGTATCCTTCTGGAAGACAGCCACCTGCTGGTCATCGACAAGCCGGCCGGCGTGGCCGTGCACGGGGGCTCCGGGGTGAGCTACGGCGTCATCGAGCAGTTGCGCGCCGCCCGTCCGCAGGCCAAGTTCCTGGAATTGGTGCACCGGCTGGACCGCGACACTTCCGGCGTCCTGTTGATCGCCAAGAAACGCTCGGCCCTGACCAATCTGCATGACCAGATGCGCGAGGGCACGACCGACAAGCGCTACTTCACCCTGGTGCAGGGCGACTGGAAGAATGCCCGCCAGCATGTGAAGCTGCCGCTGTTCAAGTACAGCACGCCCGACGGCGAGCGTCGCGTGCGGGTGCAGGCCGATGGCCAGCCTTCGCATACGGTGTTTTCGCTGTTGCGCCGTTTCGGCGACTTCGCCTTGCTGGAAGCCGAACTCAAGACCGGTCGCACCCACCAGATCCGAGTGCACCTGTCTTCCAGCGGTTTTCCCATCGTCGGCGACGACAAGTATGGCGATTTCGCCCTCAACAAGGCCCTGCAGAAGGCCGATGGCCGCCGCATTGCCTTCAAGCGCATGTTCCTGCATGCCTGGCGCATCAGCTTCAGGCATCCGGAGTCGGGCGACACCGTCACCCTCAAGGCCGGCCTGCCGCAGGAATGCGCCAGCTTCCTGCGCAGCCTGGAAGGCGGCGAGGAGGGCGAGCTGTTGCCCTACGGCATGCTGGCTTGCGCGGAGGGCTGA
- a CDS encoding HAD-IIIA family hydrolase, translating to MARKQFDLIVFDWDGTLMDSTSTIVRCIQAAARDLGLPIPDKSAASYVIGLGLQDAMQAAIPDVDPKYYPRIVERYRHHYLGQDKDLTLFEGVPEMLADLSQQGYFLAVATGKSRVGLNRAMNTTGLLSMFDASRCADETFSKPHPAMLQELTRELGQDMHRTLMIGDTTHDLQMAINAGAAGVAVEFGAHPPQQLQTLSPLYSARSIRELHQWLCDHA from the coding sequence ATGGCAAGAAAGCAATTCGACCTGATCGTCTTCGACTGGGACGGCACCCTGATGGACAGCACCTCCACCATCGTGCGCTGCATCCAGGCGGCCGCGCGCGACCTGGGCTTGCCCATTCCCGACAAGAGCGCGGCTTCCTACGTGATCGGGTTGGGCTTGCAGGATGCGATGCAGGCCGCCATCCCGGATGTGGACCCGAAGTATTACCCGCGCATCGTCGAGCGTTATCGTCATCACTACCTGGGCCAGGACAAGGACCTCACCCTCTTCGAGGGCGTGCCCGAGATGCTGGCCGACCTGTCGCAGCAGGGTTATTTCCTGGCGGTGGCCACTGGCAAGAGCCGGGTCGGGCTGAACCGGGCGATGAACACGACCGGGCTGTTGTCGATGTTCGATGCCAGCCGTTGCGCCGATGAAACCTTTTCCAAGCCGCATCCGGCCATGCTGCAGGAACTGACCCGTGAGCTGGGCCAGGACATGCATCGCACGCTGATGATCGGCGATACCACGCACGACCTGCAGATGGCCATCAATGCCGGCGCGGCCGGGGTGGCGGTCGAATTCGGCGCGCATCCGCCGCAACAGTTGCAGACCCTTTCGCCGCTGTACTCGGCGCGCTCCATCCGCGAGCTGCACCAGTGGCTCTGCGATCACGCATAA
- a CDS encoding Rieske (2Fe-2S) protein, whose amino-acid sequence MTASDAILICASAELVEGGLGKRFPVQVRGDEASGFVVRYGGVVYGYLNRCAHLPVELDWAEGEFFESSGLYLMCATHGAVYAPDTGKCAGGPCTGAHLRKIMTVEREGQVFWRPDDVVKPVEA is encoded by the coding sequence ATGACCGCTTCCGACGCCATCCTCATCTGCGCCTCGGCCGAGCTGGTCGAGGGCGGGCTGGGCAAGCGCTTTCCGGTGCAGGTGCGGGGCGATGAGGCCAGCGGCTTTGTGGTGCGCTATGGCGGTGTGGTCTATGGCTACCTGAACCGTTGCGCCCATTTGCCGGTGGAGCTGGACTGGGCCGAGGGCGAGTTCTTCGAGTCCAGCGGCCTGTATCTCATGTGTGCAACACATGGCGCAGTGTATGCGCCTGATACCGGCAAATGCGCGGGCGGTCCCTGTACCGGCGCGCATTTGCGTAAGATCATGACGGTTGAGCGGGAAGGCCAGGTGTTCTGGCGCCCGGACGATGTCGTCAAGCCCGTCGAGGCATGA
- a CDS encoding S49 family peptidase, which yields MSNNESEHPESQPQSTPPAPSSSIPASVRDDKKSGWERDVLEKLALFAVKEQRARRRWGVFFRIALLAVVVLGVWMAFTFNRIENEPLGPHTALVEIKGAIDSEGQGSAGVVIPALDKAFAANDSVGVILKINSPGGSPVQAGMINDEITRLRKQYPKKPIYVVVEEVCASGGYYIAAAADKIFVNKASLVGSVGVLMDGFGFTGLMDKLGVERRLLTAGENKSFLDPFSPQSPKQREYAQSMLQEIHQQFIEVVRQGRGARLKETPDTFSGLVWTGSKAVELGLADGFGTVDSVARDEIKAEDVVDYTQTENLSERVLKKFGVAFGAGFAKTVMSSSLPQLR from the coding sequence ATGAGCAACAACGAATCTGAACATCCGGAATCGCAACCGCAATCCACGCCGCCGGCGCCATCTTCTTCCATTCCCGCCAGCGTGCGCGATGACAAGAAGAGCGGCTGGGAGCGCGATGTCCTGGAAAAGCTGGCCCTGTTCGCCGTCAAGGAACAGCGCGCACGACGCCGCTGGGGCGTGTTCTTCCGCATCGCGCTGCTGGCGGTGGTGGTCCTGGGCGTGTGGATGGCCTTCACCTTCAACCGCATCGAGAACGAACCGCTGGGGCCGCATACGGCCCTGGTCGAGATCAAGGGCGCCATCGACTCCGAAGGCCAGGGCTCGGCTGGCGTGGTGATCCCCGCGCTGGACAAGGCCTTTGCCGCCAACGACTCGGTGGGCGTGATCCTGAAGATCAATAGTCCCGGCGGCAGCCCCGTGCAGGCCGGCATGATCAATGACGAGATCACCCGCCTGCGCAAGCAATATCCGAAGAAACCCATCTACGTGGTGGTCGAAGAGGTCTGCGCTTCCGGTGGCTATTACATCGCCGCGGCGGCTGACAAGATCTTCGTCAACAAGGCCAGCCTGGTCGGTTCGGTGGGCGTGCTCATGGACGGCTTCGGCTTTACCGGCCTGATGGACAAGCTGGGCGTGGAGCGTCGTCTGCTCACGGCGGGCGAGAACAAGAGCTTCCTCGACCCCTTCAGCCCGCAAAGCCCCAAGCAGCGCGAGTATGCGCAGTCCATGCTGCAGGAGATCCACCAGCAGTTCATCGAAGTGGTGCGCCAGGGACGCGGTGCGCGCCTGAAGGAAACGCCGGACACCTTCTCCGGTCTGGTCTGGACCGGCTCCAAGGCGGTCGAACTGGGCCTGGCCGATGGCTTTGGCACGGTGGACAGCGTGGCGCGCGATGAGATCAAGGCCGAGGATGTGGTGGACTACACCCAGACCGAGAACCTCTCCGAGCGCGTGCTCAAGAAATTTGGCGTGGCCTTTGGCGCCGGTTTCGCCAAGACCGTAATGTCGTCGTCGCTGCCGCAGTTGCGCTGA
- a CDS encoding SAM-dependent methyltransferase, with protein MPGILYLVPNTLGSTELSTEPGDAHPLEAIIPRQVQVITAGLDYFVAENAKSTRAFLKLLGSSQALARPIQEIEISELNVNTPAAALPALLAPLLAGRDGGLISEAGVPAVADPGANLVRLAHQHGIQVRPLVGPSSLLLAVMASGLNGQSFAFNGYLPTDAEARSKRIRQLEDRSRKEKQTQLLIETPYRNGAMLDALAQSCQPGTLICVATDLSLPTETVRTQTAAQWQAALAARQAPDFHKKPTVFLLLAD; from the coding sequence ATGCCCGGCATTCTTTATCTGGTTCCCAACACGCTCGGCAGCACCGAGCTCAGCACAGAGCCCGGCGACGCCCATCCGCTGGAGGCCATCATTCCGCGCCAGGTGCAGGTCATCACCGCCGGCCTGGACTACTTCGTGGCCGAGAACGCCAAGAGCACACGCGCCTTCCTGAAGCTGCTAGGCAGCAGCCAGGCGCTGGCCAGGCCGATCCAGGAAATCGAGATCAGCGAGCTCAACGTCAACACCCCGGCAGCCGCCCTGCCGGCGCTGCTCGCGCCCTTGCTGGCCGGTCGCGACGGCGGCCTGATCTCGGAAGCGGGCGTGCCCGCGGTCGCCGACCCCGGCGCCAACCTGGTACGGCTGGCGCACCAGCATGGCATCCAGGTGCGACCGCTGGTGGGCCCCTCTTCCCTGCTGCTGGCGGTCATGGCCAGCGGCTTGAATGGCCAGAGCTTCGCCTTCAATGGCTACCTGCCCACCGACGCCGAGGCGCGCAGCAAGCGCATCCGCCAGCTGGAAGACCGTTCCCGTAAGGAAAAGCAGACCCAGCTGCTCATCGAAACGCCCTATCGCAACGGCGCCATGCTCGATGCGCTGGCGCAGAGTTGCCAGCCCGGCACCTTGATCTGCGTCGCCACCGACCTGTCCCTGCCCACCGAGACGGTGCGCACGCAGACAGCGGCCCAGTGGCAGGCCGCGCTGGCGGCCAGGCAGGCCCCGGACTTCCACAAGAAGCCCACGGTCTTCCTGCTGCTGGCAGACTAA